In the Malania oleifera isolate guangnan ecotype guangnan chromosome 1, ASM2987363v1, whole genome shotgun sequence genome, one interval contains:
- the LOC131158262 gene encoding uncharacterized protein LOC131158262: MDLSDLNKVWEIKPLKKKVREDDARKILEKIAKQVQPIMRKHKWRVKLLSEFCPNNPSLLGLNVGSGVHVKLRLRRPNRDADFFPFDQILDTMLHELCHNVHGPHNASFYKLWDEIRKECEELMAKGITGTGEGFDLTGRRLGGFSRQPPLSSLRKTALAAAEKRARLGTLLPSGPKRLGGDSAIMVALSPIQAAAMAAERRLQDNIWCGSESCEVSGKGEDSSDVCTAETSGSSRLFSGSDSHSLDMMSRKRGREADSNLSSGSLNDHAESSFVDLSVDDSTSGVMLNHDVRCQSQKIRSELDTGLLSETFTPESCFVGLSMGPSISGSTPSCSVAQNAEKSVTWECETCTLLNPPLAPICGICNTPKPRDVGTKYEFWSCKFCTLENSAKLEKCSACGQWRYSHGAPVSTPAPNLGT; the protein is encoded by the exons ATGGATTTGAGCGATCTCAACAAGGTTTGGGAAATCAAACCTCTGAAGAAGAAGGTGAGAGAAGATGATGCCAGGAAGATTCTAGAGAAAATTGCCAAACAGGTCCAGCCCATTATGCGCAAACATAAGTGGAGGGTCAAACTTCTCTCTGAATTCTG TCCGAACAATCCATCTCTTCTGGGATTGAATGTAGGGAGCGGTGTTCACGTAAAGCTGAGGCTTCGAAGGCCAAACAGAGATGCGGATTTCTTTCCATTTGATCAAATTCTTGATACAATGCTTCATGAGCTCTGCCATAATGTCCATGGTCCTCACAATGCCAGCTTCTACAAGCTTTGGGATGAAATCAGAAAG GAATGTGAAGAGCTGATGGCCAAGGGGATAACTGGAACAGGAGAGGGGTTTGATCTTACTGGGAGGCGTTTGGGTGGTTTCTCCCGTCAACCACCTCTTTCTTCTCTCCGAAAAACAGCACTAGCTGCTGCAGAAAAGAGAGCACGTTTGGGTACTTTGTTACCATCTGGGCCCAAGCGTCTTGGTGGTGATAGTGCTATTATGGTTGCACTTAGTCCAATACAAGCTGCTGCTATGGCTGCTGAAAGAAGATTACAGGATAATATCTGGTGTGGTTCCGAGTCTTGTGAAGTTTCTGGGAAAGGAGAAGATAGCTCTGATGTATGTACTGCAGAAACTTCTGGGAGCTCAAGATTGTTTAGTGGTTCTGATTCACATTCTTTGGATATGATGTCTCGAAAAAGAGGTCGTGAAGCAGATAGCAATTTGTCTTCTGGGTCTCTTAATGATCATGCAGAATCCAGTTTTGTGGATTTGTCTGTGGATGATTCAACTTCAGGAGTCATGCTCAATCATGATGTGAGATGTCAGAGTCAGAAAATAAGAAGTGAGTTAGACACAGGTTTACTTTCTGAGACATTCACTCCAGAATCTTGTTTTGTGGGTCTAAGCATGGGCCCTTCAATTTCTGGGTCTACACCGAGTTGCAGTGTAGCACAGAATGCAGAGAAGTCTGTCACATGGGAATGTGAAACATGCACTCTTTTGAATCCG CCACTAGCTCCCATATGTGGAATTTGCAACACCCCAAAGCCCAGAGATGTTGGTACCAAGTACGAGTTCTGGTCATGTAAATTCTGTACTCTGGAAAACAGTGCAAAGTTAGAAAAATGCTCAGCATGTGGGCAGTGGAGATACTCCCATGGTGCACCTGTGTCAACCCCTGCACCCAATCTTGGCACTTGA